The bacterium DNA window AAGTTTTTGCGCACGGCATCGGCGGTTCCCTGCAGCCAGTCACTCGTATCGAGCGTCTGCTCGGCGGCCAGTACCGTCACGAAGCCGTTACGAAACGCGTCGAAGGCGTAGGTCATGGACACATGCCGATTGAGCGACGCGGAATTGAATTGTGTTACGACGTAAATCCGGCTCAAATCGGAGTACAGGCAGTTGGAGACCGGAATATCAATGAGTCGGTACATGCCGCCGAACGGCACGGCGGGTTTGGAGCGCGGCTTGGTCAGCGGATAGAGTCGCGTGCCGCGTCCGCCGCCCAGAATGATCGCTGCTACTTTGTCCATTGGGGAGAGTGGGTATGGTTATCAGTAATGCAGAAAACTCACAACTTCAGCGGCCAGCCGCTCGGCTTCCGCGGCCGACTGCGCCTCGGCAAACACGCGCACGACGGGTTCAGTATTCGAAGCCCGCGCCTGAATCCACGCTTTGCCCGTGCGCCATTTCAGGCCATCAAGCCGTTCGGGTTGTCCGAACAATTCCACGCTTTCGAGTGATTCAAGCGCCTCGCGCTGCTCGACCAACGTGGCAAACTCGACCTTTTTCTTGACGAGATGGTATTGCGGCATGGCGTCGAAGAACTGCGCGGACGATTGTGCGGATTCGAGCAGCGCCTGGAGTACGAGCGCGGCGCCGACCGCTGTATCGCGGGAAGCATGAATCATCGGCAGCATGACGCCTCCGTTGCCTTCGCCGCCGAAGGCTGCCCGGACCTCGTGCATGCGCAGTGCCACGTGCGCCTCGCCGACTTTCGTTTCGAAATACTCGCGACCGAACATCCCGGCGATATCGCGCAGGGCCAGGCTGGTCGAACAATTGGCCACGACCGGGCCGGGCACATGCGGCAACACAGCCAACGCCGCCGCACAAAGCGTCAACTCTTCACCGGCAGGTTTGCCATCGGAACGAATCAGCGCCAGGCGATCCGCATCGGGATCGAGCACCAGTCCAATATCCACACCTGCCGCGAACATGGCGGCGCACACGTCACCCAGATTCTCGGCAATCGGTTCGGGATTGCGCGGGAATACCCCGGATGGTTCTGCATGGAACGGAACGACTTCACAGCCCAGATGTTCCAGCAGACGGGTCAACAATTCGCCGCCCGCGCCGCACACCGCGTCCAGTCCGACGCGGAATCTACGCGCCTGCAAATCTGCGACGCCGAGGAACGGCAATCCAAGCACGGCGTTGAGATGCCGTTCAATCGCCAGTTCGTCGCGCTCATACTGACCGACATGATAGGCGTCCACGTCAAACGCATCTTCGGACTCAACGGCCGCGCGTAGAGCTTTGCCGCGTGCCTCGTCAATAAACAGGCCGTCCGCGCCGTAGAATTTCAGAGCGTTCCACTGTGCCGGATTGTGACTGGCTGTGATTGCAATCCCGCCGCGGGCGCGATGCTGTTCGACCGCCAGCGCTACGGTCGGCGTGGGAACAACACCCACGTCAATGATACTAGCGCCAGCCGAAGCCAAGCCGGAAATCGTCGCGGCGCGCATCATCGTTTTGCTGATGCGGCTGTCGCCGCCGACAACGACGGGGCCCGATGCACAGGATTTCCCGAACGCCTGGGCCCAGCGCAGACAGACATTCGCGGTCATCGAATCGCCGACAATGCCGCGCACGCCAGAAATTGAGATCATCAGCGGTGTGTCGCTCACCAACGCCCCGGCCATTCGCGCCCGATGAATTCCGCGATCGCTTCCAGGAATTTCTGGTCGCTCGCGTCGAAGTCCTTGACGTTCTTACCGTCAATGTCAATCTCACCGATGACCAGGCCATCCGCATAAATCGGCACGACGATTTCGGAGCGTGTCGAAACAAAACACGACAGGTAGCGCGGGTCGCTGTGAACGTCATCCACGATAATCGTCTGGTCTTCGCGCACCGCCGCGCCGCAAATGCCTTGTGCGATGGGGATGCGCGTATGCTCTGTCGGCTCATCACCCGTCCACGGTCCCAACACGAGATGGTCGCCGTCCACCCAATACAATCCAATCCAATCGTACTGGGGATGCGCCGTGCGCAACGCTTCGCACAACGCCTGACAGCGCGCGCGAAAATCGCCCAGCGGCAAACGTGAAGTGATGGACGTAGGTGAAAGTGAGATCATGTCCTAATCGTGTGATTGGCACCAGTTCAGAAACTCCGCCGCGCTCCACGTTGAAGGGCACAGCGCCGGCGGCAGCGGACCTTTCGCAGCCAGTTCGAGTCCATAAGTGATTTCATCCAAGCCGTTGGCCGCATGCGCGTCGGGGTTCAGCGGAATCGGCACGCCCAACTCAATCGCCCGTCCCAACCACCGCCAATCAAGGTCGAGCCGGTGCGGGCTCGAGTTCAATTCGACGGCCTTGCCATGTTCGGCGGCGCAGCGCAGCACCGCCTCATGGTCAATCGGATAACCTTCGCGTTTCAGCAGCAGCCGTCCGGTCGGATGCCCCAGCATGTCAACATGGGGATTGCGCAACGCGCCGCACAGCCGCTCCGTGGCCGCTTCCATGGTCATTTGAAAACCGGAGTGAATCGAGGCCACGACGAAGTCGAAACGTGACAGCAACAGATCGTCAAAGTCCATTCGCCCGTCGGGAAGGATGTCGCATTCGGTGCCTTTGAGAATCCGGAAGGGCGCCAATTCGCTGTTGAGCTCGTCAATCTCGTCCCATTGCTGGTGCACGCGGTCGGGCGATAACCCGCGCGCGTAGGCCGCGACTTGCGAGTGGTCGCAAATTCCCAAGAACTCATAGCCGCGCGTCATCATGGCCTCTGCCATCTGCCGCAGCGTGTGCTGACCATCCGAATAGGTCGTATGCACGTGCAAAATGCCGCGCAGGTCGCTTCGCAGCACCGGCAACGGATAGTCACCGTCGGCGCTCGAGCGCAAAACCAAGCCTGATTCGCGCAGCGGCGGCGGCACGAACGCTAAACCGAGTGCCGCGTAAACTTCTGCTTCCGTCGCCGCGTTGATGATCTCACCGCGCTGACGCAAGGCCGCCACATGTTCCTTCGAACCGGTGGCGAGCACGAGTCGCGTGCCAAGCTCCTGCGGCCCACATACGGACAGTTCCACTTGCATGCCGGCGCGTTCGCGGCCTTGCCAGATATCGCCGTCGCGATTCTCCCACGTGATCCCCTCGATCCGTGCCAAAACTTCTTTGACCGCGGCATGCGCCTCGCGTTCCGCGCAGACGATGCAATCCAAGTCGCCACTCGTCTCGCAATTGCGCCGCAGACTTCCGCAGAAATAGACAAACTCCACGCCGGGAATCAGCATGATGTCGTCGCGCAAAGTGTCCGCGGCCGTATGCGCGTGGTGGCGCAGCCGCCGTTCGCCGATCGTCTTCAAGAATTCAAGGCTGGCGCGAAATTTGTCGAGCGTCTTGCCCCCGAATCCGGAGACCTTGGCCAATCGGCCTTCGTGGATAGCGCGCTCCAACGCCATAAGTGAATCCACGCCAGCATCGCGCCACAGAGTGCGCGCTTTTTTCGGCCCAAGGCCATCCACTCGCATCAAGTCGAGCACGCCCGCCGGTACGCGATGCCGAACAGATTCCAAATCCGCGAACGTCCCGCCGTAGGCTGCTTCCCGTATCGCCAGCGCGACCGCCGGACCGATGCCGCGCACCATGGCCAAACGATCGCCGATGAGCAGCTCCTCTAACGAGGCCCCGACGCTCTCGAGTTGCCGCGCGGCGTTGGCGAACGCCTTGGCGCGAAACTCATCCTCATCCAGCAGCCCGAGCAGCGTGGCGTACTCTTCGAGCAGTGTGATAACGTCGCCGCGTGTCACGCCTGCTTGTCGAGAAGTTCCATGAACTTGTGCATGAAGGCGGGCAGGTCGTCAGGCTTACGCGCCGTCACCAGATGGCGGTCGGCGACGACTTCCTGATCCACCCATTTCGCGCCGGCGTTCACCATGTCATCGCGAATCGCCGAATAGCTTGTCACTGTTCGTCCGCGCAAGACACCGGCCGACACGAGCACCCAGCCGCCGTGACAGATGCAGGCGATGGGTTTCTTGGCGCGATCCATGTCGCGCACGAGCGCCAGCACGCTGTCGAACATGCGTAACTTATCCGGCGCCCAGCCTCCGGGAATAATAAGCCCGTCAAATTGAGTGGCTTTCACCTTGTCGGCCGTCTTATCCACTTTGACCGGATAGCCATACTTGCCTACATACTCCGGCGCGGATCCGGTGCCGACGATGACGACTTTCGCGCCTGCTTCGCGCAGACGCATGACGGGATACCAGACTTCAAGGTCCTGGTAGTGATGTTCGACGAATACCGCGATCTTCTTGCCAGCGAGGTTCATAGGTTAACCCGTAACTTTGCGTCTAAGGCGTTCAGCGCGGCGCATGAAGGCCGGCGCGTCCATCAAGATAACTCCGGCAATCACCAGCAGACCGCCGAACACGAGCGGCCAACCGATCACT harbors:
- a CDS encoding type 1 glutamine amidotransferase; translation: MNLAGKKIAVFVEHHYQDLEVWYPVMRLREAGAKVVIVGTGSAPEYVGKYGYPVKVDKTADKVKATQFDGLIIPGGWAPDKLRMFDSVLALVRDMDRAKKPIACICHGGWVLVSAGVLRGRTVTSYSAIRDDMVNAGAKWVDQEVVADRHLVTARKPDDLPAFMHKFMELLDKQA
- a CDS encoding GAF domain-containing protein; translated protein: MISLSPTSITSRLPLGDFRARCQALCEALRTAHPQYDWIGLYWVDGDHLVLGPWTGDEPTEHTRIPIAQGICGAAVREDQTIIVDDVHSDPRYLSCFVSTRSEIVVPIYADGLVIGEIDIDGKNVKDFDASDQKFLEAIAEFIGREWPGRW
- a CDS encoding DNA polymerase/3'-5' exonuclease PolX: MTRGDVITLLEEYATLLGLLDEDEFRAKAFANAARQLESVGASLEELLIGDRLAMVRGIGPAVALAIREAAYGGTFADLESVRHRVPAGVLDLMRVDGLGPKKARTLWRDAGVDSLMALERAIHEGRLAKVSGFGGKTLDKFRASLEFLKTIGERRLRHHAHTAADTLRDDIMLIPGVEFVYFCGSLRRNCETSGDLDCIVCAEREAHAAVKEVLARIEGITWENRDGDIWQGRERAGMQVELSVCGPQELGTRLVLATGSKEHVAALRQRGEIINAATEAEVYAALGLAFVPPPLRESGLVLRSSADGDYPLPVLRSDLRGILHVHTTYSDGQHTLRQMAEAMMTRGYEFLGICDHSQVAAYARGLSPDRVHQQWDEIDELNSELAPFRILKGTECDILPDGRMDFDDLLLSRFDFVVASIHSGFQMTMEAATERLCGALRNPHVDMLGHPTGRLLLKREGYPIDHEAVLRCAAEHGKAVELNSSPHRLDLDWRWLGRAIELGVPIPLNPDAHAANGLDEITYGLELAAKGPLPPALCPSTWSAAEFLNWCQSHD
- a CDS encoding phosphoglucosamine mutase, whose amino-acid sequence is MAGALVSDTPLMISISGVRGIVGDSMTANVCLRWAQAFGKSCASGPVVVGGDSRISKTMMRAATISGLASAGASIIDVGVVPTPTVALAVEQHRARGGIAITASHNPAQWNALKFYGADGLFIDEARGKALRAAVESEDAFDVDAYHVGQYERDELAIERHLNAVLGLPFLGVADLQARRFRVGLDAVCGAGGELLTRLLEHLGCEVVPFHAEPSGVFPRNPEPIAENLGDVCAAMFAAGVDIGLVLDPDADRLALIRSDGKPAGEELTLCAAALAVLPHVPGPVVANCSTSLALRDIAGMFGREYFETKVGEAHVALRMHEVRAAFGGEGNGGVMLPMIHASRDTAVGAALVLQALLESAQSSAQFFDAMPQYHLVKKKVEFATLVEQREALESLESVELFGQPERLDGLKWRTGKAWIQARASNTEPVVRVFAEAQSAAEAERLAAEVVSFLHY